The following is a genomic window from Thermotoga sp. Mc24.
ATGCCCGAAGCTCCCATGGTAAAACCGAGTATCATATCGAGTGCTATGTTCACAGCAGAGACGAGCAGAGTGGCAAAGAAGGGGGTTTTCACTTCTTTCGAAGCGTGGTAGGCGCGGGATAAAAGGTTAAACAGAGACACAAAACACAATCCAATTGCGTACATGAAGAGTATCTGAGCCGATTTTTTCACGTCTTCATAGGTGAACGCTCCATATCCGAAGAGTAGGGAAATGATTCTTTCGGAAAGAACCATCAATCCAATCGAGGAAGGAAGTGTCAGAAAAAGGCTTTTGCTTATGAAGTCTTTCAGATTCTCGTGGAAATCCCCTTCACTTTCGCTGAGGGTGGACAGTGCAACAGTGGATACCGCGACACCAAAGATACCGAGTGGAAGTTGGTAGAGCCGGCTGGAAAGTTGGATCAAAGAGAGAGAACCCGGGTCTAAAAAGGATGCAACGTTCACGTCGATCAGTGTGGTTATCTGGGAGACTGCCATTGTCATGAACGTTCCAAAGAAGAGTCTGTAGAATTCTCCAAGGCCTTTGAATGTTGGTCTGTATCGAAATTTTCCGAAGGGAAGTAAAACCAGTAGTGCAGCCAGGCCTCCAATCGTGAATCCGGCGGCTGCCCATTTTATGTCACCAAACAGACATCCCACCATCACACCTACGTTCGAAAACATCGGAGTCAATGCGGGAAGGAAATATCTGTGTGAGGCGTTGTGTACCGAATAAAAAACTGCCCACACAAAAACGATGGTTATGAACGGAGCTGTCAGGCGTATAAGATTGGCTGCCAGCGATTTCACTTTTTCATCGGCACCTGTGGCGAAGATAGATGCCATGAAATAAGGAAAAACTTCGGAAATAAAAACAATAACGAGAGTGACGAGTCCGAGAGAGGTGAGTACGGCCGAAGTGAATTGTGTTTTCTCTTCCTCGTTCTCCAACTTTTTGTAGATTGCCAGAAAAGCTGAGCTCATTGCACCCTCGGCGAAGGTCCTTCTGAGGAAGAACGGAAAGACTATAGAAACATAGTAAGCATCGAGAGTAGAGGAAGCACCAAAAGTTTTTGCGAGAATCACATCACGAACGAGGCCCGTGATACGCGAGAAAAGCGTTCCCAGAGAGAAAGCGAGCGTTTTCTTTATGCTGGACACTCTTCTTCCTCCTGATTTAAGTTTGCGGAAAAGCACCCGATAATATTATACGGAAGGAGGTGAGGGAATGATAGACAGAATAAACGGACCGGGAGATATAAATCCTATCGAAGGAATAAAGAAGCCTTCTGTAGAAAAATCAAAGGAGAAGAGGAAAAAGGAAAGCACCGATAATGTTGAGCTTCGGCACGTCGAAGATGTCAGAAAATTCGCTGAAGAGGCGAAAAACATATCAACTGTCCGCGAGCAGCTGGTAGAAGAGCTGAAAAAGGCCATAGAGAGTGGAAATTACTTCGTCGATACTGAAAGGCTTGCCCGAAAAATTCTGGAGGAGCTGTCCGAATGAGAGAGGAATTGAAGAGGGTTCTCACAGAGAAGATAAGACTCATGGAGAATATGAGAAATCTTCTGGAAGAAGAACTGGAAGCGATTGTAAATAAGGACTTCGAACGTCTTGAAAGCATCCTGCCGCACATTGAGGAGCTTTCCGTTTCGATGGAAACCTGCAACGAAATATTGAAATCTTCACTGGAATCACACGGAAATGGCACAAAGCTCATCGATCTTCTGGAAATCTACAAGGACGATGAAGAAATGCTTTCAGAGCTAAGGAGTTTCTTTGA
Proteins encoded in this region:
- the flgM gene encoding flagellar biosynthesis anti-sigma factor FlgM yields the protein MIDRINGPGDINPIEGIKKPSVEKSKEKRKKESTDNVELRHVEDVRKFAEEAKNISTVREQLVEELKKAIESGNYFVDTERLARKILEELSE
- the flgN gene encoding flagellar export chaperone FlgN, which translates into the protein MREELKRVLTEKIRLMENMRNLLEEELEAIVNKDFERLESILPHIEELSVSMETCNEILKSSLESHGNGTKLIDLLEIYKDDEEMLSELRSFFETLNKLVFEIEKLKQAIGFHLNYIDFVFNLQRNELTYNRNGSFDRDGPSMFNGRS
- the murJ gene encoding murein biosynthesis integral membrane protein MurJ; translation: MSSIKKTLAFSLGTLFSRITGLVRDVILAKTFGASSTLDAYYVSIVFPFFLRRTFAEGAMSSAFLAIYKKLENEEEKTQFTSAVLTSLGLVTLVIVFISEVFPYFMASIFATGADEKVKSLAANLIRLTAPFITIVFVWAVFYSVHNASHRYFLPALTPMFSNVGVMVGCLFGDIKWAAAGFTIGGLAALLVLLPFGKFRYRPTFKGLGEFYRLFFGTFMTMAVSQITTLIDVNVASFLDPGSLSLIQLSSRLYQLPLGIFGVAVSTVALSTLSESEGDFHENLKDFISKSLFLTLPSSIGLMVLSERIISLLFGYGAFTYEDVKKSAQILFMYAIGLCFVSLFNLLSRAYHASKEVKTPFFATLLVSAVNIALDMILGFTMGASGIALATSVSYITGFAFLVLRMKPSFDKKIFKIGLSSAVMGTMIFLLNDSFKGNLGTIFLILIGVFVYVLLSKLLKIEELEEILRRGSH